In a genomic window of Magnolia sinica isolate HGM2019 chromosome 16, MsV1, whole genome shotgun sequence:
- the LOC131228876 gene encoding serine/arginine-rich splicing factor SC35-like, whose translation MSEGSRGARGFSIFVKNLTFDINHEDLYKIFDKYGRIVDVFPLWAVNLKQHRGYAFVKFRYSGNAYAMIGVLNGRMVDGRRLTVKMAKPRKTPISVNPNPAREPISH comes from the coding sequence ATGAGTGAGGGTTCCAGAGGAGCGCGTGGTTTCTCAATTTTCGTCAAGAACCTCACCTTCGATATAAACCACGAGGATCTGTACAAGATCTTCGACAAGTATGGTAGAATCGTGGATGTCTTCCCCCTTTGGGCTGTGAATCTCAAGCAGCACAGAGGATATGCCTTCGTCAAATTCCGGTACTCAGGCAACGCTTACGCTATGATTGGTGTTTTGAACGGGCGGATGGTGGATGGGAGGAGGCTGACGGTAAAGATGGCTAAGCCTAGGAAAACCCCTATATCAGTAAACCCTAACCCCGCCAGGGAGCCAATCTCCCACTAA
- the LOC131228875 gene encoding subtilisin-like protease SBT3 has translation MEAKGGTRVTAERLWKMAVAYQEGFTSTPIGASLQERGSWVSVQYWRCWDHRIQKGLFCMKGEWGCKHISSAWYEGLDLKGYGSLKGPGLKAPLSMFPGPELPIGKDLESGFRLPWPLPHSLFHAWLLLFITVHLVPSALAARSTYIVHMDKSAMPKAYANHHHWYLATIKSLSPATAGDNELRLVYVYGNAINGFSAVLSPEELQALKQSPGFVSAYKDSTVTMDTTHTYEFLSLNPYVGLWPASNYGKDVIVGVIDTGVWPESDSFNDLGMTEIPARWKGECEPGEAFNTSMCNRKLIGARYFNKGLVANQPGLNISMNSTRDTYGHGTHTSSTVAGNYVPGASYFGYAKGTATGVAPRARVAMYKVLWDEGGYKSDILAGMDQAIADGVDVISISMGINETPMYEDPIAIGSFAAMEKGILVSSSAGNDGPFLESLHNGIPWQLTVGAGSIDRKFVGTLTLGNGLTIIGQTLFPANAWVVDMPLIYNETFNACNSSSLLSQAEGSIVVCENNGSVFEQMHAVSHSNLTGAIFISDEDDLEFASFSFPGIIINSTDGNKLISYVENGNNPTVSLKFQQTIVGTKPAPFVAEYTSRGPSWSCPSVLKPDILAPGSRVLAAWIPNAPVARIGSGLILSSDFNIISGTSMACPHASGVAALLKGAHPDWSPAAIRSAMMTTANPYDNTHNPILDSGNDYRPATPLDMGSGHIDPNKALDPGLVYDADAQDYINLLCKMNYTDEQILTITRTSYQCSKPSSDLNYPSFIAWFGNVSSQIRHFQRTVTNVGDGASTYKAELTVQEKRFFVSVQPDTLVFRNKYEKLSFNLTVQNSPERGEVVSYGFLTWADDGKKHTVRSPIVVV, from the exons ATGGAGGCGAAAGGAGGCACGAGAGTTACTGCAGAAAGGTTGTGGAAAATG GCTGTGGCCTACCAAGAGGGCTTTACAAGTACCCCTATAGGAGCTAGTCTCCAAGAGAGAGGGAGCTGGGTTTCTGTTCAATATTGGAGATGTTGGGATCATCGTATCCAAAAGGGTCTCTTCTGTATGAAGGGCGAATGGGGGTGCAAACATATCTCTTCGGCATGGTATGAAGGACTGGATCTAAAGGGATATGGTTCCTTGAAGGGTCCAGGCCTAAAGGCCCCCTTGTCGATGTTCCCGGGCCCTGAGTTACCAATTGGGAAAGATTTGGAGAGTGGATTCAG ACTTCCATGGCCACTCCCCCACTCTCTCTTCCATGCATGGCTTCTTCTCTTCATCACCGTACATCTTGTGCCATCGGCACTAGCCGCTCGGTCCACTTATATTGTCCATATGGACAAATCAGCCATGCCCAAAGCATATGCCAATCACCACCATTGGTATTTGGCCACCATCAAATCTCTGAGTCCCGCTACTGCAGGGGATAATGAATTGAGGCTTGTCTACGTATATGGTAATGCCATCAATGGTTTCAGCGCCGTCCTCTCTCCTGAGGAATTACAAGCTCTCAAGCAATCACCAGGCTTTGTATCTGCATACAAAGACTCGACAGTCACAATGGACACAACCCACACATACGAATTCCTCTCTCTCAATCCGTACGTCGGGCTATGGCCTGCATCTAATTACGGCAAAGATGTCATTGTTGGTGTGATCGACACTGGTGTTTGGCCAGAAAGCGATAGCTTCAACGATTTGGGTATGACCGAAATTCCAGCAAGGTGGAAGGGAGAATGCGAGCCAGGAGAAGCCTTCAATACTTCCATGTGCAACCGTAAGCTCATCGGCGCACGCTACTTCAACAAGGGCTTGGTGGCAAACCAGCCTGGTCTAAACATCTCCATGAACTCAACGAGAGACACATATGggcatgggacccacacatcatCAACGGTTGCTGGGAACTACGTTCCAGGTGCATCGTATTTTGGTTATGCCAAGGGAACTGCAACTGGTGTTGCTCCTCGTGCTAGGGTGGCCATGTATAAGGTCCTCTGGGATGAAGGAGGCTACAAGTCGGACATCCTCGCAGGAATGGACCAAGCGATCGCGGACGGAGTGGACGTGATATCAATCTCGATGGGCATTAATGAGACCCCCATGTATGAAGATCCTATCGCCATTGGGTCATTCGCAGCCATGGAGAAGGGTATACTAGTCTCATCTTCGGCAGGCAACGACGGGCCATTCCTTGAATCCCTACACAACGGAATTCCATGGCAATTGACTGTTGGCGCTGGCAGCATTGACAGGAAATTCGTCGGAACGTTGACTCTAGGCAATGGGTTGACCATCATTGGTCAAACTCTTTTTCCCGCCAATGCATGGGTGGTGGATATGCCATTAATCTACAACGAGACCTTCAATGCATGCAATTCGTCGTCATTGTTGTCACAAGCCGAAGGATCCATTGTCGTGTGTGAAAACAACGGTTCGGTCTTCGAACAAATGCATGCGGTTTCTCATTCAAACCTCACCGGAGCTATATTCATATCCGACGAAGATGACCTTGAATTCGCATCTTTTTCATTCCCAGGAATCATAATTAACTCGACCGACGGCAATAAACTAATATCATACGTGGAGAATGGCAATAATCCAACGGTATCATTGAAATTCCAACAGACCATTGTTGGGACGAAACCTGCGCCGTTCGTCGCCGAATATACTTCTAGAGGTCCTTCATGGAGTTGTCCTAGTGTATTGAAACCAGATATCCTCGCCCCTGGTTCAAGAGTGTTGGCAGCTTGGATACCGAATGCACCAGTGGCACGTATTGGGTCCGGTTTGATCTTGTCGAGTGACTTCAACATCATCTCTGGGACATCCATGGCTTGCCCACATGCATCTGGAGTGGCTGCATTGTTGAAGGGGGCCCACCCTGATTGGAGCCCAGCTGCAATCCGATCGGCCATGATGACCACAGCAAATCCTTATGATAACACTCACAATCCTATCTTGGACAGTGGGAATGATTACAGACCAGCCACTCCGCTCGACATGGGGTCTGGCCACATTGACCCTAACAAGGCGCTGGACCCTGGTCTTGTCTACGACGCGGATGCACAAGACTACATTAATCTCCTTTGCAAAATGAATTACACCGATGAGCAGATCTTAACAATCACTAGAACTTCTTACCAATGCTCGAAACCATCATCTGATCTCAATTACCCATCGTTCATTGCTTGGTTTGGGAACGTTTCTTCACAGATCCGACACTTTCAAAGGACGGTGACCAATGTAGGAGACGGTGCATCAACTTACAAGGCTGAGTTGACGGTCCAGGAAAAAAGGTTCTTTGTTAGTGTCCAGCCTGATACACTTGTGTTTCGAAACAAGTATGAGAAGCTAAGCTTTAATTTGACTGTCCAGAACAGTCCAGAGAGGGGAGAGGTAGTTTCATATGGATTTCTTACATGGGCAGATGATGGGAAGAAGCATACAGTGAGGAGTCCTATAGTGGTTGTTTAA